The Cloeon dipterum chromosome 3, ieCloDipt1.1, whole genome shotgun sequence genome includes a region encoding these proteins:
- the LOC135941147 gene encoding glutathione S-transferase 1-like, protein MPIDLYYIPGSAPCRAVLLAAKAVGVELNLKLTDLMAGEHLKPEFIKLNPQHCVPTIDDNGFALWESRAICTYLANQYGGNESLYPKDPKKRAVVDSRLYFDQGTLYQRFAEYYYPVMFGGAPFDEAKLKKLEEAYEYLDKFLDGQDWAAGSEMTLADISLASSVSTAEVVGFDLSKYANVTSWLKKCKSTLPGYGDVNQPGVEMFKEMFDKLTKK, encoded by the exons ATGCCCATCGACTTGTACTACATTCCCGGCAGCGCCCCTTGCCGCGCCGTCCTCCTCGCCGCCAAGGCCGTCGGAGTCGAGCTCAACCTCAAGTTGACTGACCTGATGGCCGGCGAACACCTCAAGCCGGAGTTCATCAAG ctgAACCCACAGCACTGTGTGCCCACCATCGACGACAATGGCTTTGCTCTGTGGGAGAG CCGTGCTATCTGCACCTACCTGGCAAACCAGTATGGAGGCAACGAGTCGCTCTACCCCAAAGACCCCAAGAAACGTGCCGTTGTGGACTCGAGACTGTATTTCGACCAGGGCACTCTCTACCAGAGATTCGCTGAATACTAT TATCCAGTTATGTTTGGCGGTGCTCCCTTCGATGAGGCAAAGCTGAAGAAGCTGGAAGAGGCCTATGAATATCTGGACAAGTTCCTCGATGGTCAGGATTGGGCCGCCGGAAGCGAGATGACCTTGGCTGATATTTCCTTGGCTTCGTCTGTTTCTACTGCTGAG gTTGTTGGTTTCGATCTGTCCAAATACGCAAATGTCACCAGCTGGCTGAAAAAGTGCAAGAGCACTCTGCCTGGCTACGGTGATGTGAACCAGCCTGGTGTGGAAATGTTCAAGGAGATGTTTGACAAGTTGACCAAGAAATAA
- the LOC135941145 gene encoding lysosomal alpha-glucosidase-like, with protein sequence MRDSVKNLLRQIKDLRGGGSFKSNGSNAADISQDFSSHEESRISDREPISTASDLNRVDLSNDPDFDPFPDEEEILTGNSKRCLIIVGSLFIVCCLALPTAIIAHHMLSSKNLSHSYADCKFFGDLRLQNKYLRKKLAPTNYDEIEEPLALPVEKETKVLKAPTAASFCTGIPPARMFDCYPESGATKDKCEARGCCWMPRRPASKGNQGLHKSLEVPYCFYPQNFGGYKYVNVTEAQWGLTAYMQREFFSPYPDDVPLLRMDIKMESKERLRIKIYDPYHQRFEPPYPEVPKVKGKASKRDYDVVIDPAKFGFKIVRKKTNCTIFDTASTEGFTFANQFIQISSLLPTHLIYGLGEHRSTLRLSTHWERFTLFTHDSVPQERTNLYGSHPFYLMLEESGKSHGVFLLNSNAMDVILQPAPAITFRTIGGILDFFFFLGPNPADVISQYTEVIGRPYMPPYWGLGYHQCRFGYKTLAKTKEVLQRTIDAGIPIDTQWNDLDYMQRGNDFTWDSELFAKLPEFVDDLHKAGRHYVPLIDAGIASGEPKGSYAPYDRGMELDIFVKNQSGLPFVGKVWNKYATVWPDFTNPNTVDYWLNELGRLHSLLKFDGAWIDMNEPSNFYDGQKDGCPDNQWENPPYLPAVQGGKLSYKTMCMSAIQFAGMHYDVHNLFGYTESIVTSFAMAEIRERRPFVISRSTFAGQGHFAGHWSGDVASTWYDMRKTLPQLLSFSMFGVPLMGADICGFNGNTTAALCQRWVQLGAFYPFSRNHNTDDGIDQDPVSLGPEVAESARVALKIRYSLLPYLYGLFWQATISGTTVARPLFFEYPHDTQTHDIDEQFLWGSAIMFVPVLDEGKTTVSAYLPKGSWYDFYNLQLLQADVGTGEWRQLQAPLGIIPILLRGGNVIPMQAANLTTTDSRKNPVELLVVPDVEGSASGIFYWDDGDSLNTFVEGHYSLANFTSGWGWFQSTPQWWGYQEKLTLGKVTFLDVASNVTSVTLNGKAAAFTCVLESKLLIVHDINIALSYPISIHWK encoded by the exons ATGCGGGACAGCGTTAAAAACCTATTGCGCCAGATTAAGGACCTGCGAGGAGGAGGCAGTTTTAAAAGCAATGGAAGTAATGCTGCCGACATATCTCAAGACTTCTCCAGTCACGAGGAAAGCAGAATCTCTGACCGAGAACCCATCTCGACAGCCTCTGATCTCAACAGGGTCGACCTGTCAAACGACCCAGACTTTGACCCATTCCCCGatgaagaggaaattttgactggCAACTCGAAAAGGTGCCTAATCATTGTCGGCTCACTTTTCATCGTGTGTTGCCTGGCTTTGCCAACTGCCATCATTGCCCATCACATGCTGTCCAGCAAGAATCTCAGTCACTCCTATGCCGACTGCAAGTTCTTCGGAGACCTCAGGCTGCAGAACAAATACCTTCGGAAAAAACTGGCTCCAACCAACTATGACGAAATAGAAGAACCCTTGGCACTCCCTGTTGAAAAAGAGACGAAAGTTCTGAAGGCTCCCACTGCAGCCAGCTTCTGTACAGGCATCCCACCTGCCAGAATGTTTGATTGCTATCCTGAGAGTGGAGCGACCAAGGACAAGTGTGAGGCTAGGGGCTGTTGCTGGATGCCCAGAAGACCGGCCAGCAAGGGAAACCAAGGACTTCAT AAGAGCCTTGAGGTTCCATACTGCTTCTACCCTCAGAATTTTGGAGGCTACAAGTATGTCAATGTAACGGAAGCTCAATGGGGTCTCACAGCTTACATGCAGCGCGAGTTTTTCTCGCCATACCCTGACGACGTACCCTTGCTTAGGATGGACATCAAAATGGAATCTAAGGAGCGTTTGCGCATTAAA ATCTATGATCCATATCACCAGCGCTTTGAACCTCCATACCCTGAGGTGCCAAAGGTCAAGGGTAAAGCATCAAAGAGAGATTATGACGTTGTGATTGACCCTGCTAAATTCGGTTTCAAAATTGTGAGGAAGAAGACTAACTGCACAAT CTTTGACACAGCATCAACTGAAGGTTTCACTTTTGCAAACCAGTTTATACAAATTTCCTCCCTTCTGCCAACACATTTGATCTATGGGCTTGGTGAGCATCGATCAACTCTGAGACTGTCTACTCACTGGGAACGCTTCACACTCTTCACCCACGATTCTGTGCCCCAAGAGAGG acaaatttGTATGGAAGTCACCCCTTTTACCTGATGTTGGAGGAATCTGGTAAAAGTCATGGAGTCTTTCTGCTCAACAGCAATGCTATGG ATGTCATTCTGCAACCGGCGCCAGCGATCACATTTAGAACCATTGGAGGAAtccttgattttttcttcttccttgGGCCCAACCCTGCTGACGTCATTTCTCAATACACTGAAGTGATTGGCAGGCCTTACATGCCTCCTTACTGGGGCTTGGGATACCATCAGTGCAGGTTTGGGTACAAGACACTGGCTAAGACAAAAGAGGTTCTTCAGCGCACTATTGATGCTGGCATTCCTATA gACACCCAATGGAATGACTTGGATTACATGCAACGAGGAAATGACTTTACTTGGGACTCAGAGCTGTTTGCAAAGTTGCCAGAGTTTGTGGACGATTTGCACAAG GCTGGTCGCCATTATGTTCCCTTAATTGATGCTGGCATTGCATCTGGAGAGCCAAAAGGAAGTTACGCGCCCTACGACAGAGGAATGgaacttgatatttttgtcaAGAATCAGTCAGGCCTGCCATTTGTTGGCAAA GTTTGGAACAAATATGCCACTGTTTGGCCAGACTTCACAAATCCAAACACTGTTGATTATTGGCTTAATGAGTTGGGACGTCTTCACAGCctactaaagtttgatggagcTTGGATT GACATGAATGAgccatcaaatttttatgatggCCAAAAAGACGGCTGTCCTGACAACCAGTGGGAAAACCCGCCATATCTTCCTGCAGTTCAAGGTGGAAAACTGAGCTATAAGACAATGTGCATGTCTGCAATTCAGTTTGCCGGGATGCACTATGATGTCCACAACCTGTTTGGCTACACTGAATCAATTGTCACCAGTTT TGCAATGGCCGAAATCAGAGAGCGGAGACCATTTGTTATTTCAAGGTCAACATTTGCAGGCCAAGGTCACTTTGCTGGGCACTGGAGTGGAGACGTTGCTTCCACCTGGTATGACATGCGGAAAACTCTTCCCC AGTTGCTGAGTTTCAGCATGTTTGGCGTTCCACTCATGGGTGCAGATATTTGCGGATTCAATGGAAACACCACAGCCGCCTTGTGCCAGCGTTGGGTGCAACTTGGCGCTTTCTACCCATTCTCCAGAAATCACAACACTGATGATGGAATC GACCAAGATCCAGTTTCTCTGGGTCCAGAAGTAGCTGAATCTGCTCGTGTAGCCTTGAAGATCCGCTATTCTCTTTTGCCGTACCTTTATGGACTCTTCTGGCAAGCAACTATCAGTGGTACAACTGTCGCCAGACCTCTTTTCTTTGAATACCCTCACGACACCCAGACGCACGACATAGATGAGCAATTTTTGTGGGGTTCTGCCATCATGTTTGTACCTGTTCTGGATgag GGAAAGACTACAGTTTCGGCCTACTTGCCAAAAGGTAGCTGGTATGATTTCTACAACTTGCAGCTGCTTCAGGCTGACGTTGGTACCGGCGAATGGAGACAACTGCAAGCTCCCCTTGGCATAATTCCTATTTTGCTTCGAGGAGGAAATGTAATCCCCATGCAAGCTGCAAATCTTACAACAACAGACAG TCGGAAAAATCCAGTGGAGCTCCTGGTTGTTCCTGACGTTGAAGGATCTGCATCTGGAATATTTTACTGGGACGACGGCGATTCCTTGA ACACTTTTGTCGAAGGACACTACAGCCTGGCCAACTTCACTTCTGGCTGGGGTTGGTTCCAAAGTACCCCTCAATGGTGGGGTTACCAAGAGAAGTTGACTTTGGGAAAAGTGACTTTCCTAGACGTCGCTTCAAACGTAACTTCGGTCACACTAAACGGAAAGGCTGCAGCGTTCACATGCGTCTTGGAAAGCAAg CTGCTGATTGTTCACGACATAAATATTGCTTTGAGTTATCCCATTTCAATCCATTGGAAGTAG
- the LOC135939932 gene encoding neuropeptide SIFamide receptor-like, which translates to MAADAATLTLQQLQPRNASPNSTNETEAWNELFYRHSPGMTALYCVAYLAVFAVGLVGNCFVVAVVMRSPRMRTVTNYFIVNLALADILVIVFCLPATLMSNIFVPWVLGWWMCKTVPYIQGVSVAASVYSLIAVSLDRFLAIWYPLKCQITKRRARLMIMVIWLVALTTTIPWALFFDLVTVFKEQPDVQICLEVWPPGLDGDLYFLLANLLLCYVVPTILISICYILIWIRVSRRSIPTDTKDGQVERMQQRSKFKVVKMLVAVVVLFVLSWLPLYVIFARIKLGGDITGWEEDVLPIATPIAQWLGASNSCINPVLYAFFNKKYRRGFVAIIQSRSCCGNLRYDSTFTASYNSNSTRKTLCQSSTRQGQMQDSLRKDFRHSSIQRTKDPFSFNQTTLRKDFISRSPPKRQDSATSSLIPRTPPVRQDSASSTTSSVAYICNHSGV; encoded by the exons ATGGCCGCGGACGCCGCCACCCTGACcctgcagcagctgcagccCCGCAACGCCAGCCCCAACTCGACCAACGAGACGGAGGCATGGAACGAGCTCTTCTACCGGCACTCGCCCGGCATGACGGCCCTCTACTGCGTCGCCTACCTGGCCGTCTTCGCCGTCGGCCTCGTCGGCAACTGTTTTGTCGTTGCCGTCGTCATGCGATCGCCGAGGATGCGGACAGTCACCAACTACTTCATCGTCAACCTGGCCCTCGCCGACATTCTGGTCATCGTCTTCTGCCTGCCGGCCACCCTCATGTCCAACATCTTCGTCC CCTGGGTGCTCGGTTGGTGGATGTGCAAAACTGTTCCTTACATCCAGGGCGTGTCTGTGGCAGCCTCAGTCTACAGCCTCATCGCAGTCTCCCTGGACAG attcCTCGCAATCTGGTACCCACTCAAATGCCAGATCACAAAGCGTCGGGCACGCCTCATGATCATGGTGATTTGGCTGGTTGCCCTGACCACCACCATTCCGTGGGCGCTCTTCTTCGACCTGGTCACCGTGTTCAAAGAACAGCCCGACGTTCAAATCTGTCTTGAGGTTTGGCCTCCCGGACTGGACGGCGACCTTTACTTCTTGCTGGCCAACCTGCTGCTGTGCTACGTCGTGCCCACCATCCTCATCTCGATCTGCTACATTCTCATCTGGATCCGCGTGTCTCGCCGCAGCATTCCCACCGACACCAAGGACGGACAGGTTGAACGGATGCAGCAGAGGTCAAAGTTCAAGGTGGTCAAGATGCTGGTGGCTGTCGTCGTGCTATTCGTGCTCTCATGGTTGCCGCTCTACGTCATTTTCGCCAGGATCAAGCTGGGAGGAGATATTACTGGCTGGGAGGAAGAC GTGCTGCCCATTGCAACTCCGATCGCGCAATGGTTGGGCGCATCCAACTCGTGCATCAACCCGGTTCTGTACGCCTTCTTCAACAAGAAGTACCGTCGCGGCTTCGTGGCCATCATCCAAAGCCGCTCGTGCTGCGGCAACCTGCGTTACGACTCGACCTTCACCGCCAGCTACAACTCGAACAGCACCCGCAAGACGCTGTGCCAGTCGTCGACCAGGCAAGGCCAGATGCAGGACTCGCTGCGGAAAGACTTCCGCCACAGCTCGATCCAGCGCACCAAGGACCCGTTCTCGTTCAACCAAACGACACTGCGCAAGGACTTCATCTCGCGCAGCCCGCCGAAAAGACAGGACTCGGCCACGTCGAGCCTGATCCCGAGGACGCCCCCCGTGAGGCAGGACTCGGCCTCGTCCACCACCTCCTCGGTGGCCTACATCTGCAACCATAGCGGCGTTTAA